The sequence below is a genomic window from Lolium perenne isolate Kyuss_39 chromosome 4, Kyuss_2.0, whole genome shotgun sequence.
ataaaatcaaaacaataagcaaatatgctaaggcaaacataagataattaaccaccggtataacataccggcatgaactgttgtgccacaaccaaaagggaacttaaagttttacatcataaaccccggcatactggggtagaatttaacgggcatTGTTTTAAGACAAGCAGGACCAACGGATATATCACAGGCAAGTAATTAACAGAAGATAATCAggtagcaggggcttccggaggagcatcgccagcaccagcatcgtccagaggctcctcatcagcttcatcctcctcctcgtcgagatagtccttgacctcaggagggggagggatgaaggtgcgcatgtcggcgtactccgcgatatgGTACGCACGATCTTGCCGCTTAGtggtgaggatcgggtccagatcggtttcggctccttcgcgcacgccggtgagggcgtccaggttaagctccggataccaagagcaggcgacgcggagtgcagagtctgccccagcgcgggcagcggagcactgccattcgcggatcctcctgccggcacccttgaggcggtcgctgatcaaggagaaggtatctggcaccacttctccaggccacagagtcctgaagagctgggtagctacatcaggaatatcagaaagattccgatcaatggcgcgcatatgagacacccgcgcgttcagcgcaaccagatggtcatagggggtccatggcacgccaagattctcctgggcctggccaacgcgatgctcctcaaccctctttatggcaaacgcctgggagtccgggaagaggcctgcGCAAAGAAATAAAGAGGCTAAGAAAATGCAGCCGGAAGaaataagcttataagcagaaaccggaaaaggaaaaagaaagaaaCTTACGGAAGGCATAAGCATCAGTTTGCGTGATTAGCCGGTCATACTCCttccgctccgcctccagccgcgcggccttgtcctcgacaactttccgcgccttggcggcctcctccagctcggcctgcaacaccgcgttggagttgccggcatcctccagAGCTTCATGCATCTTGGTCGCTGCGTCGGCTTCAGCATCCTTcagcgccttggcatggtcaaggcctagctggatgagctgacccttgagctcctggtagctggtcttctgggcgctcagctcctcctggtgctgccggataagctggtccttctcccctgaaacccggaaaagaagatgttaacaaagttgtactattaagatgaaaagaaaagcaagccaaccggaaaacaggaaagtcgtacgttgggcggcggtgagctgctccttgagggcctcaatggaagcttccgggataactGTTGGACAAGAATCATAAGTGTTAGGAGAAAGAAagatttccggtaaaaagatgtcggtggtacaaaaacttaccttggcacttatcatgtgcctcagcaagatcccggtgctcccatagaagctcctcaaagaggaccttccgagcgtcagccgtgagctgtttaaGAAAAAGAGATCAGTTAAAGTTTTACGCACTGGCAATGCTAGTTTCGCGCATTTCTAactaaagttttgcgctaagaacaaagttcttaacccgaaactcggggactggcaatgccggtttcgcgcgttttttaagttaagtttcgtgctaagagctacgctctcaacacaaaactcggggactgggaagatagacaagattcaataaaaaaagagagaaaccggcatgaaattaaagaaaagatagaaaagatccggaagcaaggaaaccggtaaaagaTGAAAAGAGTTGGTAgaacgtaccatcaagttgttcgtggcatcataccacgcactgtcgagctccttcacggcgcggcgaagccgcatgaagtgctcctcggaagaccgatccccaacagggtcaggcaacggcagcctgtccttgcccataccgcgggtcgccggggacatgtccgcggcgttccacttctgtgcatagggcagcaggtgccccagctcccggccttcgcgctTAAAATCGGTGATCCGACCAAGCAGGCCGGTCACCTTTTCGCTGGCAGtgctggcggccttggagacgtgcagcaccaaaggCTGCTGTCCGCCAGAGGGGGCGTTGGAGgcggtcgccttccccttgatgagcttggagatcTTGGGAGGCGGCGGAGTTGGAGTAGCGCCGGCAGGTTCGGTGCGAGGAGCATCCGGCGGTGGAGTTGGAGTGGTtctgggagaagggggagcgctaggcgcgtcacccggcTTGGAACTTTCCGGCGTGGAGGTCTCCGGCACGGAAGCAGTCTCCTTCtttttcttttcaaggacgggaggaaccagaggttccgcccgcccggcagcttcttcctcggcgccgatgttgctggcgccggtatcttggttttcgggaggggagacgaagtcctcctccgtgcggtgttctggcggtgtaggggccgcacgccccgaacttgtagtgcccccagaggggaggcagaggtgttgccggcaccagatggtgccgggcttgagtgaggaggaggggtcgAGGTCCTCGTGGTACCCTCAGAACCCGTAGGCCTTGGACCAAGCTTCAACGCAGGGCTAAACGAGAGAAAAAAGCAAAGAGTTGGAAAAataaaccggaaaaagaacttggtaaaaagaaacaagcaagaaAACGAGAAGCTTACCCAGAggcggtcggcatctgcttgcgcttgtagcgccgCACACCAACTTCCTTCTGCCCcaaaggctccgtccggaagcgcttcgggggaggggcctggctggaaccggcctcagatgccggcgccttgttcttatggccctgggccatgagcttgttcaCAAACTCGTGACCGGCCTCGGCCTGCAGCGGAggcgcgtgctcgtggacctGCGAGTTCAAGATAGCTGAGAAAAGATCTGCCAAGGAGCAATAATGAAAATGTATAAAAAATCGGAAAAGAAAAGTACCTCGAGCACGGTCAGGTCATCCGAGGAACCGGTAGGTTCCGGCACGGATGGGCCGAGGCGCGAAGCtttggtcttgcccatcttcaggtccCGCCAACGGATGTAAGGATCCGGATCAACAGAATctagggcgcgcttcacgcagggGCCGCGTCGCTCTGCGAGGAtggtggggaagcggtccttggcctgaaacaagtaaaaagaaggttagcaacagcaaaaagttaccggtaagccgacccgagttgcgtaatctcttacttcttgggtcggagggttagtagtactgagaggcaggaggccccattcccaatcatccggcatcgcagtttggcagatctgcttagccttgcggacgacgtcccttttgctgagaggaaggccggtaatcttggtgggatcaccaggaccatacatctcgctcatcctatgctgccggcgcttgagaggaagcacccggcgcgagataaaagTGCGGATTATATCATCAGAGCAGATGTTGGTTTCCTTCACCAAgttcgccatgaagcgtaccacccggttggtttcaatatgatccgtcttcgggttgtagccccagttggctctgctgggcggcgccggattgaatggcggcagatcgatgaggttcgcggggccattgttcttcacgtagaagaaggtcccttgccgtaagcggcaggactcgaggccggagaatttgaagaaagggctcccttgacgggagccgatgatgcaagacccgcactgcacggggggtttgggcttaggaatttccttgccctgaacggaattgatccgtagagcaaagaagcgggcaaacgtctcacgagtgggacgaatgccgatgtaagcctccatgaaggtggcaaagcaagaaagataaaaaatggcgttgccagggaggtgatgaggtcgaagttcatagaaatctaagaacttccggaaaaacggctaagcaggaaggccgaagccgcgctcaaagtgagcgaggaaaacaacatgttcaccgggctcaagcaccggttcgatctcgtcgccaggaagccggcaggttactccctccggaatcctgcgggaccggtataaccagtcgatctcgtactgggtgacgttggagcccatccaggctccacgagtgacacCGGAAGGATTaacaccggaagcttggctagagctaccggattcttggtggctaccggattcttgctgggtgccggaatcggtatccatcggaacTGAATCGGCGGATCTATCTGAAGATTGGCTACGCCGGCTACcaaaagaagaggaagaagaggcgacggTTCTGCTTtataaaggaagagagaagaTGGGCCAAAAACCGTCGGGCCGCGGTGGTTCGCaccgcgggccgcgacggttcgcaccacgggccgccacgtggcgcggtgGTACACGCAAGTAAATGGAAAgacacacggaggcgcacacagatccgaagtggcgagtgggatccgcagtggagCATTTAAtgtgcgcgcgggagtcgaagcgaagtgacctctgacactggcgcgccagttaacagtgcgcatgtcactgacaggtgcggggcccgagaaattctcgacttcgccgaggagagagtAAATGCTAAAGATACCGGAGGAAAGAGATGCCGGAGGATACCTCGCAGAGAGATAAAACgtaagtccgggcaaagatgccggatccaagctcaacgccggaaagattaaaccggtatcctagaaacaagagaacctggcatggtctgatgGATAGAATCCACCAAACTATACCagattcggggactaatgttggggggataacccccggtatgccaaaggcatgcgaaACCGgagggtttgagccatcaagataccggtttaatatttttaccggagcacaaagataagagcttggctaagtgaggacaagccggtatccccagaggggtataccggaaccggatgaagaagaaaCCGGAAGGAGAGCAGGTCGGCAAgaccggtcaaagattctcttcagagctagaagacaaggatgagctaagcaaagtagctttaatcgaagccctggcgccaaagagagaggtgacgctgaaagaagccggaggacgtcagcgtccctgattaaagaagaccccggcgtcatccctgattaaagtagctttgtaaagtagtttgtccagtcaaagatgccattagggtttcttgttctgtaagtcaccctctcccctatataaggagagggggcatagcctctTACGGGCACGTTAGGTGAGGTTACATTGCGTGAGGTGAAGTTAGACGAAGAaccttgtatccaagaacctgtaaccatgttaagattaatgaagctagcgatctagagcagagttcttcctcttgtctctcttcttgcataccggcctttggttgtgttcttgaggaaagcatccggaagttcatcccatctagtcgcaaaccctcccccgaatcctctagcgcccattcggccccaacttaagccatcccatggcatctgctcgttcgccacgacgacacgaCGTATCAGAGTGCTATGCGCGTGGTGGAAATTCTCTGAAGGACACAACAATTGCGGGACATCTTTGTTTTTGTCAATCCGACCTTTTCAACACtgtttctcttttctttcttttatattttcttttattcGTGTTTGTACTGATACACCAGCAGTTGTACCgtgtggttgctatattaatatggtAGGCTTGAGAAGAGGGAAATAAGGCAGAGACTGCTGCATCATGGTCCAATTTGTGTACCACTGACTCCAAGCCAAACAGGTGATGAACAATAAGATCAGGGCAATCACAAATTGCGAAGACACATGGTATTCTCCGTGCGTGGAAACACTCGGCTAGTACGGTAGACACACACCAAATAAGAACTTAATTAGCACCTGCAAGTGCACGGCACGGGGAGGAAATTTGACTTATTGATGGTACCACGAGACGCAAAGATACGGGGAATTTGGGACGGATCAGTCACTGCTGGTGAACGGCGGCGTCGCTCCGGGGCCGGATGCGGAGGCGGGCGAGCTCGGCGTCGATGCGGCCGGTGAGGATGAGGGCGAACATGCGGTAGTCGCAGAGCAAGGACCAGACGGGGTGGCCGAACGTGGCCGGCCGGTTGCCCTCCACGAAGAAGTGGCTGTACCACGCCATGCCGTACCCGAGCACGGGGCACGCCGCCAGGAGCGCGGCGCGGCCCGTGGCCGCCGCGGCGAGGGCGCAGAGGAGCGACGCCAGCGTCCCGGCGAAGTGCCAGCGCCGCGTCGCCGGCTTCGAGTGCTGGCCCAGGTAGAAGCCCCAGAAGTCCTCCATGCTCCCGAACTCACGAGCCTCGACGGCGCCGCTGTTCCTCTTCCCCATCGCCCGCCTCGCTTTCCCTCGCTGCTTGCTTTCTGTTGTGTATTGCGATGTGTTGGTGAAATGGTGACCGCTGAGAGAGACTTTATTTGCGAATTCAACATAGTCTTGCTAGCGACGAATAGATTTTGTGATAAAAAAAAAATGGAACAAGTCATGACGATCGGTAAATCTAATGAAGTATAGAGTTGAAAACACAATTTAGGGCGTGTGAAGACGGACTGGCGATGTGTCCAACCAGATGGATGACTGGATTAAACGTTTCATGCGACACTGACAAATCACTGTTTtttcaataaaataaatatattgATATCTCGAAGACACCAATTACACCCCACCTCTGCACACCAACAAATCACCATAAATCACCATAGCTATGCACTTCAATATATAGGCAAAGGAGCTCGgttaagaaaagaagaagaaaatgcaaagagAGTAATACAATGTATGCCTGTCACTTCGCTATGGTATATTCTCATGTATCCTTGTTCCACCAGAATACAAAATTTTACACAAATCGGTACAACACTACTACTGACTACTGAATCACACGTTTCACACCATACACAAGGCCAAAAGAATCGCGGAGAAACTCGGCCGCTACAGTTTACTACAACCTCTTCACAGCTAATAGTTCTACAATTACAATGGGATATATTGCACAACGGATGGGACGACTGAATAAGGGGGTAATGGGAATAACC
It includes:
- the LOC127349025 gene encoding uncharacterized protein, with translation MGKRNSGAVEAREFGSMEDFWGFYLGQHSKPATRRWHFAGTLASLLCALAAAATGRAALLAACPVLGYGMAWYSHFFVEGNRPATFGHPVWSLLCDYRMFALILTGRIDAELARLRIRPRSDAAVHQQ